Sequence from the Ictalurus furcatus strain D&B chromosome 25, Billie_1.0, whole genome shotgun sequence genome:
CTCGAAATGTCCCCTGAATCCAAATTTATGATTTATCCCCCTTACTCCAGATTTATACAGTTCTCCCTTGTACTCCAGACTTGTACTGTTCTCCCTTGTACTCCAGACTTGTACTGTTCAGACACCAAGCAAATAAATTTGATGTAAAGAGGAAactgtaaatggtctgcacttgtatagcacctttaaaccttagcagttcaacaaagtgctttacagtgtttcccatacacccattcacacacatgcgcactcacacacacgatCACACTCGTACACCAGAGCTGGGGGACGCTCCGGCATGTGGAGGGGCCAGGGATCGATCTGCCAACCCTGGGATTAGTGCTTCCTCTGTGCTTAACACCCAATCAGTCGTTTCTTCACCTCGTACCTTCACAGCAGCTCACAGCCCCTGTTCCACTGCTTGGGCGCTCGGGCCTGTTGGGGGAGTTACAGAACAACAACTTCTGCGATGTAGCCTGTGGCCGTGGTGGGAAGTCTGAAAGTACGTTCTGCATCACTTCTTCAGGACTGCTCTGTGAGTTCAACGAGAGGAGGATGCTGGATAAGTGGGTAGACCTACGGGTGAGTGTGTGCCAGAGAACCTGTTCCGTTTTCACTGCAGAGCTCAGTAGCTCTGTATGGGTAATgcatgagggtttttttttttggtcttttctaACATTTCTTGTTAAAGGGGTGACTCTGCTACTAGCAGAGATTTAATTTTATCTCTACTTATTATACCAGATTATAATCTGGTGGACCCAATGAGTCCTTGTTCTCAGATTGTGTACTGTGCAATGTCCTTATTTCAAAGTTGAGTTATTTGAGCACCATGTAGTATCACAGTACTTCCCTTCTAAAAGTTCTCTACCTAGCTCTTTGTGTTGCGCAGCATAATGTTTGGATGTTTATACAGCTTTACCTGAAGAGAACTTCATTTACTTGAAATGCTCAAAATCATATGGTGACACCAGCTATTGTTCTACTTTGTTCATCCAAAAAACCTACCAGtggggttgtttgtttttttccaccaatCCTTTTATCGACTAGCATGTGTTTTCTCTTTGCTTCTCATTAGGGTTGTTCAACTGTAAATGAGTTCCGAATGACGGAAAATCAGCAGCAGGCACTTCATAtctcattttaaaagaaaatgatcaaatgatgTTCTTTATGCAAATATCTAATTACCCCACTGTGATCCCCCTCCTATATTTATTTAACTCTGTAGACCAGTACAGCGAGTGCTCTTTTTGTCACTGAGGAGCTGATCTTCTGTGCATGTGCTGACGGAACCGTGCGAGTGTTCAGTCCATCTGACCTGCACTTCATCTGCACCCTGCCTCGACCTCATCACCTGGGCACAGACGTATCTGCTGTAAGCCAGACCAGGTGGGATCAGGCAATCTCATCCATGAGGCGTCCAACTGTACATAAACCATGATTTCCTCATTATGTCATTCTTTGTGTTTATCTGCTGacatgaaaaagaagaaatcactCGGTCTTTATTCCTGAGAGGCGCAAAAGAATCCCGTCCCTCATGTATAAACATTACGTATTGCACACATCGGTTGCGTACAGCAGCTTTAATGCACACACTGGGACATGTAAGAAGAACACtaaacccatttttttttttgttaattagtGACCTCAGATGGCAAAGTAGGGGAATTAAATGGCCAAATGGTGAATGTTGTAGTAAAGAAATTGTTGCAAGCTAATTGTGCTTTAATCAGTTTCTGCTGCAACGGAGTGCGCACGTATTGCAATAAAGAGAATGAACAGAGAATATTTCACTCGAGCAACATGCAATTTATATGTGATGTGCAAACGTGCATCATAACTAATTTTATGGTAAAATAGCCTGGGTCTTTTCATGATCAGTTCATTTAGACCAGGGGTGTTCAGTCTTATCCGGAATGGGccggtgtgagtgcaggttttcattccaatcaagcagaagCCTCGCCTGATTCCACCTAAGATAAGATTGGACAACCCTGGTTTAGAGAAAAAGCAGTATTATTTGTAAAAgatggatatatttttttttaagaatgtgTGTACATAATGTCAAATTTCCTTAGCATACATGATCACAGTCTCATTGTAACACTTGATCTTATTGTCTGATGTCACCTTTTTGGTAATCTTTCTCATAGCTTTTGCAGTTGCATCTtagcaacaaaataaataaaagtgggAATAGGGATTATTTCTTATAATGTAAAGTTCATATTCCAAAGGCCTGTGCTTATATACTGACCTTCACATTGTTTGGGATGTTTGAAGAAAAGGTAGATAGAactttttaaatctaaaaccTTAGTGTTGGGCTCTGGATCCACCTTGActatgaccaggataaagtgcttactgaagatgaatgaatgaatgaatttcccGTCCCAGCTAAATGTTTtaaactgttgtgtgtttttttttttttttttttttttttttttttttctctctcgctctaatTTTCAGTCACCTGTTCTCCAACAAACCAGATGCCCGCTACCCTGACTCGGTAGCTGTGACCTATGACCCTGTTAACTTCTGGCTGTCGTGTGTGTATAACGACCACAGCTTGTATGTGTGGGACGTTCAAGATTTGCGGAGAGTGGGAAAAGTGTACTCTGGTCTCTACCACTCTGCCTGGGTGTGGGACGTGCAGGTACATTTTGGGGCGGGCAGTGGGCTAAACCCATAGTTCATTTAGGTTCTAGGTTGCTGTTTGCAGGGTAGATTAGATGTAGCACTTTTTCCAGGTTGGTACAAGCTGTCTTCCAAAGCATTATGGGCAGGTGCAAGAGttacacatatttaacacaATCAATTTATCCagttatataaggaataaaacacaacagggcttgatgttctaggaaaataatcaacaccaggatggtgtgatgctgTTATTAGCCCAAAAGTctagattattttccaatagcagcTTTCCCTGAAGTGTTTCTCTTATACTACAGTACATTGCCAACACTAcattttaagatatttattaaacaattacagaattattttgttttttatccattaatatTTCAATTTAACATTGTAGGACATCCATGAGCAAGCTAGCTTCTGTGATTGCTGTAATCAGTTATCCCCTGactattctctcttttttttttcccctcctttgaAATTAATACGACAATAAGAAggcaacttgtcatgttactgtgaAGCTGTGTCAAAAAATAAGTTTCAGCTTTACCTCTAGCTGTTACAAATTGCTGACACTGGGCACTCATTAGAGCTAATACAAATGCagacaaacataaaatatgCCTCGACTCTGCTTTACAGCACTTGCTCTGCAGTTTCTCAACGCTGTATGATCTCATCCTGTGAATGATGTGGCAATGCTGTTTTTCAGATACACCCTGGAGCTAAAGAGGAACCTCTGACAGGGCTCACTTCTTCAGGGTTGTTCTTCAGCTGCTCTGCAGACAGCACAGTCCGCATGTGGAGCACAGAGCCACAGATCAACCCAGCCAATAGCAATCTTCTCAGCAGTGTGAGTCTGCTGTTTACTTCTGTAATCCATTGTGTACCTGTAACGCACATGTTTGCCCACAGTTTTGTCTTTTGTCCAGATGGTGGCGCTGTAGCATTAAAACAGTGAATTATGGACACTCTTGCACTTTTCAGTAGTTTTGCTGAAAGTaggacacatttttttttttttttttttttcaggcccAAGAGTATACAGATAAAAGATTTTCTATTGTCTTGTAATGGTCAGTGACTGCCAGAGATTTTCACAATTCTCATGTTTGACATTGTCCTGCCACTAAATAGGATCTTCGGAAGGTGATTTATACAGCTAGTAACAGCACGTGCCTGCTGGACACTGAGGGAACAGGCACCAGCTGCACAGAGAAGCCAGAGGAGCAGCCTGCAGAGAGCCGAACGGGCATCAGAACCATCTGTGTGAGTCCAGATGGCAAACATCTGGCCTCAGGAGACCAGAATGGCACATTAAGGTAGTGAACTTTTCATCAGTTTAGTTCTGGCCGTCAGATTTCCCTTGCTTGGTAGGAATGGGGCTTTTCAGGGATCTCACAGTTTGATAttgttttgatttaaaatgtCAAGGTGCAATTATAGAGCAATTATGCATTTTGATTCATTTAGATCTCTTCTCCCCCCCCTCCCAGTATAACTGCTTGTGGCTTTTTAAAGCATAATTTCATTTTCCTCCATCACAgcaaatgcatgtttttgttccTCTGTAATATTCCTATTAACTTTAAACTCGAGCATTTTGTATCTTGTAGAATTCATGAGCTTAACACTATGGAGGAGGTTCTTAAGGTAGAGGTGCATGACTCCGAGATCCTGTGCATGGAGTACTCCAAACCTGAGACAGGTCTGTATGCATGTGGTGCTGTTTGGGTGTACACTACAAACGCAAAGCTGAGAGTTTGGCATAGTCTCATTAGGATTGACCTCTGCACGTGTTTGTTTGCGATCTGTAAGGAATGAAACTGTTGGCGACGGCGGGTCGAGATCGCCTGATTCGTGTACTGGACGTTGAGGAAGATTACAGTCTACTGCAGACCCTGGATGAGCATTCCTCCTCCATCACAGCTGTCCGCTTCGCTGGTCAGACATTCAGTTGATATTTGGCACGTGTACATGTGGACTGTAAATCAGCAGTAATAGTTTTGATTTCCTGATAAATACTATCGATCGTCTCTAAAAGATGGTGTTGCATGAGGGTACATAGCTCTGTGTTCTGCtccatgtttaaatgattttcaaGCAAGTATCATAATGAGTGACATAATGAATTCCTCTCATGACAATAACATCCTATAATTCTACTTGTGGAATATTTTTACTCTCGCATATGATCTCCGTTTCTTTATTTACTCTTTCTGCTTGTTGTGGATTCTGACCTCTGCAGCCAATGAGGGGAAGGTGAGGATGATCAGCTGTGGAGCCGATAAGAGTGTGTACTTCCGCACTGCCCACAGGGTGAGTGCACTTTGGCTTACCAGTAGTTTGTAGAGTGTGGAGATATTTCATTACACCATTATTGGTGACAAATTTTCAGTTCTCGTTCCAGTTCCAGAAGTCCTGTTTAGTTCAGAAGGTTCCTTCCTTATAGGGATTCCATTAAGACGTGACTGTATTATTGTAGTACCTTCCAAATGTTCATTAAAAGGTGCTTTTTGAAGTTATTAACCTATAAGCCCAACCTGTTTGTTGATGCTATGCATGCCATGTGCGTAACCTTTAGGGAAAAGGGATcaagttgtttttaaattctCTTTAAAAATTATATGATTAATCTAGGCCTATAAGCACTTAGAAACTGTAtctcatatttttatttatttatttatttttctacgTACAGACTTTCAGAGGAGTCAAATTTAAACGCACACACCACGTGGTGCGAAAGAGCTCTCTTCATGACATGAACGTGGATCCCACCTGCAAGTATGCAGCTGTAGGCTGTCAGGACCGACACGTCAGGTGAATTTGTTCATACGTACTCTCCAATCTGCTCCCATTGACATTTTAAAGCATGTTCAAGCACATTTTCTCTTTATCTATAAACTGCACATACAATCTTAATGTGATTTTCATCTGGCAGAGTGTTTAACATAAACAGTGGGAAACAGAAAATGTCCTTTAAGGGCTCTCGGGCCGAAGACGGCAGCCTTCTCCGGGTACGTCGGccttcatcacatcacacatctTACTGAAAGAATGTCTGTACATTGTAGgcattttacatttaacatcATGTATATGTTTTACAGGTTCAGATGGACCCGTCTGGCCTCTacgtggccaccagctgctcaGATAAGAATCTCAGCCTGTTTGACTTCCGAACCGGAGAGTGTCTGGCTGCTGCGTTCGGCCACTCGGGTAAACACCGGCATAGCTGCTTAACATTTAAGAATTGGTTAGATTTTTTTAGCTTATCGATGACAAATTGGGAGGTCTTGATTAATGTGCTGTCTTAAATTGATCTGATAAAAGTAACCGTTTAGTATTAATTTTCTCccatataaaaaatacatgcatgttAACGGTCAAAAGTTAGAcgcactcattctttatttattttccacattttagaataataatagtcatcaaaattctggagtaacacaaatggaactatgggaattatgttgtgagaaaaaaatctaaaataaatctaaataatttaatattttagcatcttcgaatagacacttttttttttttttttttttttttttttggcctagaatttccagaaatgtattgttCTCAAACAATAttttgaggaatttccctgagatgctttttaaacagtattaaaggagttcacacctatgctgcacacttatcggctgctttcggaatatttcgctccgagtcatccatttaataaaataatttattagtaaataaaatgttagttttctaatgaaagaaacgaatatgttggcattatatttttgtctacatcatgaatttcaaacatttaatcatacaccttcagatcaaaaggtttttaagatcatgagaaacatttcagtcgagtgtctccaaacttttgactgttagtgtatgtgtttttttttatatatatatatatatatatatatatatatatatatatatatatatatatatatataataatatgtgCAGTTTTTTACTTTGTCAAATGTAACTGATCAGTCAAAGCATGTTTTGGTATTATAATATTGCACTGGAGCCATAGTGAGCTAAAGAAGCAAATGGCACCAAACTTGTCTGGGCTTAGTTATGTGGGAAAAGAGGaaaatttgattttattacatttctagtgtgttagattttttttgcccAATTGAGAATGCTTTCCCGTAAATGTACATCTGaacttctgtaaagctgctttgtgactgtTTAAATAATGAAGTAAATACTATAAAGTGCATATTCCTTTAATGATTCGAAAGAAAACACAAGTTGATAGTAGGTAATGTTTTCTCTATCGGTCTGTTGGCAGAAATCATAACCGGCATTAAATTCACAAGTGACTGCAGGCATCTGATCTCGGCCTCGGGAGATAGGTAGGACCGTGGGTTTGGTAACTGTCCATCATGTTTGAAGCTACAGTTTGTTTCTCCATGTGTGTGCCAGACtgatgtgtgctgtgtgttgtagCTGTATCTTTATATGGCGTCTTGCTCCTGAGTTGAGCATGAACATGAGGGAGCGGCTGGATCGGTTCACGCACGCTACGAGCGGCCCAGCTTTTGCAGATTCATTGATCAGGTACACCAATACAGTTTTGCAGTACAGCTTTTTAATTTGACTTGAATGAGCCTGTTGAGGATCTTTTGTGGCTTACGAGCTTGGTACGTTTCAGACGGGCCTCTACAAGCAGCCTGGCGATGCACAGCACCCTGTCTCTATTGACCTACTCCTCAGAGAGTGAGGAAGACTACAATGAAGAAACATTTGAGGATATCCAGACCCCAGATTACCATGATCTGCACCAAACATCATTAGAAGAGGATCAGGGTAACCCAGTCACGCGCTTCACTAACTCTGTATATTTAAATGCGGTCATTCAGGATGTCATTATTGATTTTGCTTTACCACAGGTGCTTCTGATGACATGAATGACTGGGACTCCTCGAAGGTCAGAAGGGATTGCATTTCAATcacacactttgtttttttttttttccccacacacttttatgtatttgtttttgtgtgaccATTTCTGACCATGTATTTTGCAGATTTTTGAAGatgtaaaagagaaaataattttaaaagtcACTTGTCGGAGAACTTATTTATTGTGATTCACGTTTTTTAAGTATCATGATATGTTTTTGCCTGCTATCCTAAAAAGTCAGTTTGCTgaagtataagaggaataaaacactttgtgctgttattggaaaaccaGCTAGCTCCAACTACTGTTCCTATTGTTTTGTATGGTGTAGTTCCAGGAGTCGTCTACAGGTTCCAGCGTGTCTGAGCAATCTTTGCCCGAGGTTCCACACAGGAGAAAACGCTGGAACTGTAGGATAGGCTCATTTGAGCTGATGGTGAAGTCCATGCTGGAACTTCATCAGTTTGAGTCATTTTCTAAGCCCGGCTCTCCCCTAAGGGGCTCGACAGGCCAGCTCAGCGACCAGGCCTGCAGCAGCACTGCCAGCCTGCACAAAGACACTGTGAGTTCACTACACATCTACTTCCATAATGCACTGATCGATTACAGTAagagattgttgttgttgttgttgttgttaatagtTAATTGATGGATGGTGAGACTGTTATCTAACTGTTAATCTGTCCAGTTGTTCATAGATGATATCCTTTGTTTTATAATGCGTTCATTAGGAATGTATACAATACACATTGGCTATACACTCActgttcactttattaggatctttatttttgtgtgaatgggtgaatgagaaacagtgcaaagcactttgtagaactgctaaggttaaaaaaagcactatataagtgcagatcagGTTTGGAGAAAGATCAAAAGTATTTCTGAGCTTCTATCCAGCAGTTTCAGTGAGCATGTGCCCTCTGTAACATTAGATTGCTGTTCTTggatgacaggagtggaacccaatgttgtcttctgctgttgtaggtcggcatgttgtgcattctgaggtgcttttctgctcaccacatttgtaaagagtggctgTTCTTGAGTTAGCTGCCTTCTGGCTTGAACCAGACTGGCCATTCGCCTCTGTCCTGTCTCACAAACGAGGCAGTTCCACCATCAAAACTGCCACTCACAGGATTGTGTGGgggtgccccccccccccttctcccctgcaccattctgtgtaaactctagagacttttgtgtgtgaaaatcccaggagatcagctaTTTCAGATTCAGCTATTTCCCACCAGCCGTTTtgacaccaacaaccacaccacaccacagtcAAAGTCCCTGAggtcacattttccccattctgatgtttgatgtgaactttaatttgaagcttttgacctgtctgcatgattttatgcattggcTGATTTTGaataattggctgattggatgtTTGCCTTAGTCcgaaggtgttcctaataaagggaatggtgagtgtatatatggGTTAATGACGACGAATGAATGCTTACTAGAAATTATCATCACACTAGGGCTGGGGGATATAAAGACCTGTATAACACTAACTCCATTGTTTCTCACAGTAACAAGTCTTTGCTTCCATCCAGTGGAGCTGATTACTTAGAGAGGTACTGTGTATATgttattaatgatgatgatttttctCACACTAACTCAGAAATGGAGTAAGAGGCGGCAGGCTCGTCCTGACTCTTCCTGGTTGGGTGCTACCTCGTCTCCTGAACCCGAGGGTGTAATACTGAGTTCCGAACTGTGCCCAAGCACTGACAGCTTGCCTGGAGCATACCAGGTGCAGGAGGAGAAGGGCCAGGAGAGCCACAGCCCTGATAGAGGCAGCTCCATGGGCTATGCCAGTGGAGGATCCAGCCCAGAGCAGGCCTATGAAGGTCAGAATCCCAACTACAAAGAAAAACCACAGGAGTACTTAAAGATGCACATTAAAACACCACTCACACAACCACCTGCTAGACACCCTGTTATTAGCCAACATATGTCACAAAGCAAAGCTGCAAGCTCTCTGTAGATATTTATTCTTCACTCATACATGGCTAACAGATGTCCAGAGCTTTGCTTACCAAAACAAATATTATGGCTTTAAATAAATGGTCTGATCTGACTTGCCGGATTTACATGAATTGTGGTTGGTCAAAGAAACCCGTATTTTGATTTTCCATGCTTTGGTTTGTACATTCTGCACCAGAATATTGTGCAAGTTTtgagtatatttattttattaccaaAAGAACAAATTGTGTTCCTTTTTGCTCCGATTTAAAGGCATCTTTTTGATCTTTCACAGGATTTCTATACTTATAGACCACATACTACACAAACTAGCGATAAGCACAAAGTCATATTTGTTCAGGCTACACTATTCAAAAAGCTTGCTAAAGGGAAAATggcaacttttaaaagttgacTTTGAATACTTAATTGTCTTTGAATTTTTACTTAAGTGTAGTGTTTCAGCCCATTCTCAATATACAGCATAGTCCTGTACTACATGATTATGATCAGATTTAATATACAAATACTTTTAAGGAATTCTATAAACATGCATTACGATATATGCGTGGCAGTCTGGGGGGGCGGGTGGTAAAAACCTGGGAAGAAAAGTCACAGTGGCAGATTTTGGTTAAAACTATTTGTTGTGCATATAATATACTTTGACAACTCGGCGTTAGAAagccataaatatatttcaccaaagcAGCAGGGAAATGTCTTATTACATTTTGCCTAGGCTATCTTTTTGCAAAGATCACATTGGGTAAGAAGCCAGTTTAATAAACACAGCAGGACAAATGTTCAGTCTGCATACAGATCTAAAACCATGCTATACAATGGcaactttttataaaaatgctccAACTTTTCTTAATTGAGATCCGTGCAAAATACATAATCCCGtggttttcagaactatatagaGCAGTAAATGGTAATGTTTGACTATGTAAAGGGTTTTCCCATGGTGCCACACACATTTCCTTATATTTCCCCAACAACTGCCTTTAAACTTCAATTATAAATAAGGTTTAAGTATATGAGTTTCATATTTATTGTACAGCACAGGGGAATGTataaaaatctgcagtaattccACACGCTACAGATATCATGTATAGAATTGGGTTGGGGGAATAAACTTTCCTTTACAAATGTCACAGTGATCAGGATGTCCATAGAGCTAGATTACTCAACCTCAATAGACCTGTTTATAATGCTGAGTGTcatgtttttggggtttttttttttttttttctttccccccctcTCGCTCTCAGGCTCAGATGATCCTGAGCCATTCAGcaatgatgaggatgatgatgaggtggCAAGGGGAAGGCCATTTCACCAACCAGAGAGCCCTGAACAAGAGAGTTTCCTCAAGAAACACTTTGAGACACTGGCTGACACCAACGACACGGGTAGCGATGATTTTAAAATCTACAtattgtgtatgcatgtgtaaattctgatgtttattgttttaCCATCTATAGTGGTGATTGAAGGTTTTTGAACCttttagaatgttttatatatctgcataaatatgacctaaacattagattttcacacaagtcctaaaagtagataacgagaaaccaattaaacaagtgggacaaaaatattatacttggtgatttatttattgaggaaaatgatctgaaCGTGGAAAacgtatgtgaacctctaggattagcagtttaatttgaaggtgaaaatggagtctggtgttttcaatcaatgggatgacgatcaggtatGAGGTGAGTGATCACCCCGTTTTATATAAAGAACcaggatctatcaaagtctgatcttcacaacacatgtctgtggaagtgtatcatggcatgaacaaagatttctgaggacctcagaaaaagaattgttgatgctcatcaggctggaaaagagtttggactccaccaatccacagtcagacagatgtgTACAAagggaggaaatttaagaccattgttaccctcctcaGGAGTGATCAACCAACAACGATCActtcaagagcaagatgtgtaatagtccacaaggccacaaaggaacccagggtaatgTCTAAGCAACTAAATGCCACTCTCACTTTGGCTTATGTTAATGTCCGtgactgaacaacaatggtgtgcagggcagggttgcaaggagataaccactgctctccaaaaagattACTTCttgtctgcagtttgctgaagatcatgtggacaagccagaagagtattggaaaaatgttttgtagatggatgagaacaaaatagaatttttggttgttctaccaaagaatggttaaagaagaataaagttaatgcttTGGAATGTCGAAGTCAGTgccctgaccttaatccaatagaaatgttgtggaaggacctgaagaaAGCAGTTcatcaacatcccagagttgaagctgttctgtactgaggaatgggttaaaattcctccaagccgatgtgcaggactgatcaacagttagtTACCGGACATGTTtcgttgcagttattgctgcacaagggggtcacaccagatactgcaagcaaaggttcacatacttttgtcactcaccgatatgtaatactggcgcattttcctcaatatataaataaataaatgaccaagtataatatctTTGTCTTGGTTGTCTAATTGGGTTCAACTTATCTACTTTCAggaaatctgatgttgttttaggtaatatttatgcagaaatatagaacataaagggttcacaaactttcaggcaCCATTGTATGTTGAGTAACTAACTGAATTATGTTTTGTTCGATCAGCAGGTAATGAACCCAAACCCCAGAGCAGCACTTCAGTGTGTTTCTTTTCCCATGGCTCCACCCCCAGGTACGATTGACATTAGCACACTGGCTTTCCTGATTACCTGATGATTATGATTTTGCATGCATGTGATATTCAGTGCATGTGTTTGTTGTTAGGAGGCATTCCCAATTCCTCTCCAAGACTGACGAGAAGTCTGAAAAATTTGCTGTATTGAAACCCCTGGTGTCCACAGTACGTCCCTTGCAGAAGGACAACGGTCAGGGGGCGAACTTGGACCAGAGAGCAGACGCGTGCAGTTCAGAGCAGCTACACTCAGCCCCCAAGAGGAGGAAAACTTGCAGGGTGCAGAATACAACCAGCCCAATAAGCATGTCCAGGGTGATAAGCCCTGCAGACAAGTCACTTTTAAATTCCATGTCGGCACTCAGCCTAACAGCGAACAGTATGTTGAGTATGTGATGTTTTTAAGATCACAAAGGTTTATCTTTACTTGTTCATTTATCGGTcagaaaaaaacctttttttttttctttgaaggTCGAAAGTGTGTAACCACGTCCCTTTTGAAGCAAGCGCCTGGACCTTCCACACCTGAGGTTCTCGCAGACAGGAACGATTCAATATTGCGGCACCCGTCTCCCACAGACTTGCCGTCTCCCCTGCCATGGGAAAGCCCAAACACTAACCGGCGTCTCAATGTTCGCTCCTACATGAGTCCCA
This genomic interval carries:
- the LOC128601581 gene encoding mitogen-activated protein kinase-binding protein 1-like, whose amino-acid sequence is MEGSSIKNRIKNLLRSPSIKLKKNRRLEKENLTNKLTLERVLGITTSGSCGLTCDPCSGTVAYLAGCVVVLLNPTKNRQQHIINTSRKTITALAFSSDGKYLVTGEYGHLPAVRVWDVADGSQVAELQEHKYGVACVAFSPNSKYIVSIGYQHDMSVNVWAWKKNMLVAANKVSSKVTAVSFSEDSSYFVTAGNRHVRYWYLEPCNSNKLTAPVPLLGRSGLLGELQNNNFCDVACGRGGKSESTFCITSSGLLCEFNERRMLDKWVDLRTSTASALFVTEELIFCACADGTVRVFSPSDLHFICTLPRPHHLGTDVSAVSQTSHLFSNKPDARYPDSVAVTYDPVNFWLSCVYNDHSLYVWDVQDLRRVGKVYSGLYHSAWVWDVQVHFGAGSGLNPYCSADSTVRMWSTEPQINPANSNLLSSDLRKVIYTASNSTCLLDTEGTGTSCTEKPEEQPAESRTGIRTICVSPDGKHLASGDQNGTLRIHELNTMEEVLKVEVHDSEILCMEYSKPETGMKLLATAGRDRLIRVLDVEEDYSLLQTLDEHSSSITAVRFAANEGKVRMISCGADKSVYFRTAHRTFRGVKFKRTHHVVRKSSLHDMNVDPTCKYAAVGCQDRHVRVFNINSGKQKMSFKGSRAEDGSLLRVQMDPSGLYVATSCSDKNLSLFDFRTGECLAAAFGHSGKHRHSCLTFKNWLDFFSLSMTNWEVLINVLCIFIWRLAPELSMNMRERLDRFTHATSGPAFADSLIRRASTSSLAMHSTLSLLTYSSESEEDYNEETFEDIQTPDYHDLHQTSLEEDQGASDDMNDWDSSKFQESSTGSSVSEQSLPEVPHRRKRWNCRIGSFELMVKSMLELHQFESFSKPGSPLRGSTGQLSDQACSSTASLHKDTVSSLHIYFHNALIDYSKRLLLLLLLLIKWSKRRQARPDSSWLGATSSPEPEGVILSSELCPSTDSLPGAYQVQEEKGQESHSPDRGSSMGYASGGSSPEQAYEEFHTLQISCIELGWGNKLSFTNVTVIRMSIELDYSTSIDLFIMLSVMFLGFFFFFFFPPLSLSGSDDPEPFSNDEDDDEVARGRPFHQPESPEQESFLKKHFETLADTNDTGSDDFKIYILCNEPKPQSSTSVCFFSHGSTPRRHSQFLSKTDEKSEKFAVLKPLVSTVRPLQKDNGQGANLDQRADACSSEQLHSAPKRRKTCRVQNTTSPISMSRVISPADKSLLNSMSALSLTANSRKCVTTSLLKQAPGPSTPEVLADRNDSILRHPSPTDLPSPLPWESPNTNRRLNVRSYMSPTTSSRAKISRSMSHKEGLHLNLSSGQTSPCPGSSPTSPFHASSLLQSLSAPLSGPCNPAVPRLSYGGCSPNPTAKITKARVSARMSNPLSEYPSRSTPTPSTDSAALSNNVTKTGVQHGDKCYTKGQVEPTKNVFPIPVSQSVSVKDSLSPKTSAHTPQHPLVDVQAYSVACKSQSDQGWSYLFSHYSGICTVSVYYYDLLLLNCYFGPYCPCHSRKLHHYGDGCETAFLLLQFHIPMSNFSICCSPAEPSMNLETCRQAAAELYNSVKKATQLYTVVSAVSSCVGNVGSELQAMDRVLMEALFMARSELEAVPGLTPASAATALGEGEEKTLALLEQYSQLLLQSVEKRLEHKI